The Colletotrichum destructivum chromosome 8, complete sequence genome includes the window CTACCCATCCCTTGAAGTCTGCAAGCAGACGTTTTATTTCACTGCCAGTATAGTAGGCAACCGTTGAgcgggaagagaaagaaagcgAGTGAGCGAGCAAGAGAGCCGAGCATAATTGCGGAACAGCTTCGCGTTGTGTGCTGGTTTTCCCAAAATGGTGCATGAGCTGGCGCGATCAGATGCAAGGGTTCTGCTGCAGAAAGCGGTTACTTCGTAGATATATAGTATCCCCAAATTCAATTGAAATGGTTCAAGAAAGGTTATTTGGTTTGCCTGGTGCCAAAAAGCATGTGCATGATGAACTGGTGCATTACATGACAGGATGACCATGTCTGCGTACGGTGAACCTGAGTGGTCACTCACTCCAGGATAGGCGAGCCTGTGGAGTCTGCTCTTGGAGAGGCGTTATCCCCGCTGGGTGCTGAGTGACAAGCCTGTTCAAGTAGGTTCGCCGCCCCGCTAGGCTGCCCACGGACTGGAACGTCGGGTCGGAAAATCCCACTGGCCACTGGCCACCGCGGCTCGGCAGCGCGGTCCCCTTTCCAAAACTGTGGCCTCAACTCTGCCACTTTTGAGTGCAGGTACACCATCCAGAAGCCCGAGTTTCCCATCACGCCCACCGACCACCAACAAACTCCCGAATCTCGATTCTTCTCTCCGCGTCGCTTCTTCTCGGTTCAACCGTCAATTTTCTAAGTAATCCTGCAGCGATTCTTGGATCTGTTTCTCGTCACACTCCTTTACAATGGTTCGTAGCTGCTTCTGCCTACTCCCCCTTGGGACAGCTGCTCGAGCTTCCATCGCATCACCTATGGCTTTGTGTCACATACGAATCTCTTTTGCCAATTGACTTTGCTGCGACTCTCTTGCGCTCGTCCATCAAACTCATCGGAACACTATGATGGGAACAACTGCTGACGGTAACTCTACGTGACAGTCTTCCCCTCGCCCTTCCTCGCCCGTTAACgcgcccggcgccgccgcctccggcgCGAGCGTTGCGCGCCCTTCGTCCCCTACTCCCCCCGGTGGCCCCCGCACTGCCATtcgtcgccgcgccgccgccgatcaGAAGGAGAAGATTGCGAATGCGCGTCCGAACAGCACGAGAgctgccggtgccggtggcagcagcagcaccatGCTGAGTACGTTTGCCCCCTGACGCCTTATGGCAGAATGAAGAGAAGCGGAGCAGTTGTGGGAGATGAGGAGATAGGCGTCTCGATTAAAGACATACAATTTTATTCGGATTTGGTCGCTAACGTGTTGGCGATGTAGGACTTTACACCGACGAGTCTCCCGGTCTCAAGGTTGACCCCGTTGTTGTTCTGGTCCTTTCCCTTGTTTTCATTTTCAGCGTTGTTGCTCTTCACAGTAAGTCGTCCTCTTCTCATCCAGCACCTTTTatcctcgagggcgcccaATGATCTGACACATCCGTCGCAGTTATTGCCAAGATTACCCGCAAGTTCTCGTCTTAAGAAGCAAATGGAAAGGACCGAGAAAGGCGGTTACCAAACCCAGCTTCGGGGCATCAATGCTCGACGAAGCCCAGAGATGAAAAAGGGAAATACGTGATACTTGCACCTTGTTGAACCGCGACCGGGCGAGCATTGCCACGGGCATGAAGCGTGTGTCCGTAGACACAGATCTGCCCTTTGAGCGCGTGGAAGAGTGGCATCTGTAATCAAAACCAACACAAAAACAACTTTTGACGATAATGGACTGCAGGCGCGTGCTTTTACTCGAGGGACGCGGGCGCCTGATtgaggagaggaagagagagagagagagagagagagagagagagagagagagagagagagagagagagaagagcaTGACTGATGTGCGCCGCTGTATTATACCTCCTTTTTCTATTACAGCTCTAGTTCTATGCTGTCGAATGCGACTTCTGGAGACCATGATATGGCTCGTTCTTACGCCTTTGTTGTTGATGTGACATTACATAGGCATATGACAGCTTAGGTCTGATACTGGGTACATAACTCAAGACCCAGAATGCACAGACTACAATCCCATCGTGAGGCACGTGGGCCCTGGTCAAGTAGCTGTATAATTCACTGTTCCAAAGTTGTTCAGGTACCTACCGAGTAAAAAATGAAGGTAGCTATCCGCGTCAAACCCCGAACACCTCGATCGCCTGGAAGCTCACGACCCCTGTGGTAACCTTGTGCTGCTTATTAGGAAGGTGCTTAAGAAGTGTTCCACAGTCCCACACAACGGTGGCACCATTTAACAATGTGGGGTTCTCATCAGGATCGGTTCATTCCGCGAACCCAGGCGCGCAGGCGATATACAATCAGAGCTTTTTGGATACAGGCACTCAGAGTTGGGACAACCAACCCTCAACCGGAGACAATAAAAATTTACCTCCTTCACAAGTGACCCACATGAGCTTCCGTTCGTAGCACAAAAACGAAGCCGAGTGTGGCAGACAATTGAATTGAAGAGCAGCAAGGTAAGCCCATGGCTCTCGCGCCGTGTTTCCGCACCACCCATTACTATTGGCGGAACATTGGGCATCCATAGAATGGCTTTTCCTATTCTGTTCCTGTTTTGTTTGGCCAATCATTGCAAAGTCCCGCCTCGTCGGACCACCCACTCACACAAACCCGCATTGGTCGAATCATACATTATTATCCATTTCCTGGTATGTCTCAACAATCCACCGAGAGCAGCTTAGCTGTCTTATCTCCCCTTGGTGTAGTTGGTTCATCACGTTCGACTGTAATGGTTACATTGTCATCGAAAGGTCTCTAGTTCGATTCTGGAAGGGGAGAGAACCCTAAATTTTTCCTTCACGGTTTTTGCGTGTTTTGAAACTCGCGTATGCTTTTCCTTGCCGTTGCCCATCTTTCCGTCTGTTTTTAGGTTGTTGCCATACCTGGTGCTTCTGTTCTTCTGTTTAATGTGCTTGTCTATTTCTAAGATTTTGAGGCTCCAGCTCCCACCTCCCTAATTCCCCTCATCAGAAGCAATCCCAACTTCTCATTTTGATTGTCTTGTTTCTACTGCTGCATGTGTTTACTTCTTGACCCCAATCTTCGCTTCTAGTACTCCAAGCAGAAGTAAAGCTGCCTCTCGTTCCGATGGTGCTGGATTCATCCTAAGACTCGGTCGTTTAGTCTACTTCCCTTGCAAGAGGGACAATTTTGGTGGCACTTCATAGATAGAGAAGAGAGTTTCAATCAAACAGCGGGCAGTTACTGTGACCATACCTGGTGGAGTTGCTGGTAGCCGTAACTGCAACACACGGAGGCCTCACTTGTCACAATGCGATGAAGGATCTCGACAACTAGCTTCAAGTCGGCCATTTATGGTAAACCCCGTCGGTCCTTGGCCATACTGTCAATCCTGGTTGCCGTGACGAGATACACCGTCGGCACTGCTAATCGAGGGGCATATCAAGGCTCCACGCGGATCTAAGTGGTGGCATCCTAAAAATAAAAGTGACGAGATAACGACAGCGAACCAACCAACGTTCGGCTTTTGTTGTTGCCTTGAAGTCGTTAAAGAAAAGCTCCATCGTCAAGTGTCTGAGACGCGTATTGGCGGACCTCTCTACTCTGTCCCCGTACTCGGTTCCCGTTCGCTCCTCGTTTGTGGCTGTGCGGGTTCCAGACCAGCGGCCCTTGAATCGTCCCATCGACACACCCCATCGTTGTCAATTTGGCCCAATAAGGcagcccccttccctcgCTTCCTCCATTCTATTGGACGacccgtcgaggaggtggacGTCATAACTTGCCCTCCCCAGTGTGGTCGCCcaagcctgctgctgctgctgctgctgcggtaCAGATTGATGCGCGGCGGTGCTTTGAAGACTCTGTACGGATAGGGATCCTCCAAGCCTGTGGCTCCTTATCCttaccccctcccccaccacTCGTCATTCCGTCCCTCCACTGTAGCTCCAGGGTCTTGCACCTTAAGCTTTGAACTTCTTCCTCCGATGATGAAACGGGGGCTGGATACTTAGGACGGTCGTTTCTCTCTTTCATGCATCTCTACAACACCATTCACTCTGGGCTTCCCAAATTTGATCATCGGATTAACTACCCCCCTCTTGGCCACGTCACTAAAGAGCGCATTCTTTGCTTCGCCATTATTGTTTGCTCGTCCGTACAACGAAGCTTCTTGCGGTCTTCGGACGGTGTCTTCCCCCAGCCTATTTGCACACCAATTTTCCCTAGCTTCTTCTAGGACACTCACTCCCGCGACGCTCTCACCACTTGCAACAACTCATCGTGATGACCTGATCTTCTTGAACATCTCACTAGTATTCTGACACCGTCGCTGGTTTTTCCACCTTCAGTTAACGAGTTGACGAGTCAACAAACCGGTTTCCCCCGCAATGACGGTCGTCAAGAATGCGGAAGCGGGCGCCAGCTCCtctgcccctcccccgcctccGCGACACAGCGATCTGAACCTCGATCAAGTCGACAGCCAGGAGGTTCCCGACGCCCTCGTGTCCGATGGCTTCAGTCTGCCTTCTTTGGAGTCCGAGACCATGGCCCCGCCTGCCTATGGTGATCTTCCCAACCAGCTGCAGTTCAACCAGGCCGGCTTTGAAGCTGGCGCCAACGTCACCGGTATATACACACCCACAGCACCCACCATATCCTCAGCCGATACCTAGACCTTAGAATTCGCTAATATAGAATGCCAGGGGACGGTCGAGTCAATATCAACATCAATCAAAGCGGCagccgcctcgccgagatcctcgCCCCGACGCTACGCagccagctcctcgacgacaagcgCCCTCAAGGCCCCCTCCCACCCGCCTACATCCCCCCGAGTCTGGGAGGCCAGCCGGGTCAGACCCCTCCGCCACAGCTCAATCTCGTCATACAAATCGTCGGCTCGCGCGGCGATGTACAGCCCTTCGTCGCTCTTGGCAAGGTCCTCAAGGACACTTACGGCCATCGCGTGCGCATAGCCACGCACGCCACATTCCAAAATTTCGTTGAAGAGAACGGGCTTGAGTTCTTCTGCATCGGCGGTGACCCCGCCGAGCTTATGGCCTTCATGGTCAAAAACCCGGGATTGATGCCCGGCTTCGATACGCTCAAGAGCGGCGAGGTCAGCAAGCGTCGGAGGGGCATCCAGGAGATCCTCCTCGGGTGCTGGCGATCGTGTATCGAGGCTGGAAACGGGCTTGGAccaccgccgaagccgcATGCCAAGAATGAGCCCCTGGATGAGCAGTACGGGATACCTGGAGACCCGGCCCAAAAACCCTTCGTGGCGGATGCCATCATTGCGAACCCCCCGAGTTTTGCGCACATACAcatcgccgagaagatgGGCATCCCGCTGCATCTTATGTTCACCATGCCTTGGACGCCGACGCGCGCTTTCCCGCACCCTCTGGCCAACATCCAGTCAACAAACACCGATACCGTCATGACCAACTACGTTTCGTACGCCTTGGTCGAGATGATGACCTGGCAGGGCCTGGGCGACGTCATCAACCGCTTCCGAGAGAAGGCGCTGGACTTGGAGCCCATGTCGCTGATCTGGGCCCCTGGCGTGTTGACGAGACTCAGAATTCCGTACACATACTGCTGGTCGCCGGCACTCATTCCGAAGCCCAACGATTGGGGTCGTGAGATTGACATTTCCGGCTTCTACTTCTTGAACCTGGCCTCGGCGTTTACACCTGACCCTGATCTGGCCGCCTTTTTGGCCgccggccctcctcctgtTTACATCGGGTTCGGCTCCATCGTGGTGGACGACCCGAATGCTCTGACCCGCATGATCTTCGACGCCGTGCATCGCACTGGTGTACGGGCGCTGGTGTCCAAGGGCTGGGGcggtctcggcgccgaggatgttGGACTCCCCGAAGGCGTCTTTATGCTGGGCAATGTACCGCATGACTGGCTTTTTAAGCATGTATCGGCCGTCTGTcaccacggcggcgccggcacgacTGCAGCGGGTATCCAAGCTGGCAAACCCACCATAATCGTACCCTTCTTTGGCGATCAGCCATTCTGGGGAGCCATGGTTTCGAGGGCTGGCGCTGGGCCGGATCCGATTCCCTACAAGGAACTCACGGGAGACAAGcttgccgaggccatcaccTTTGCCATTAAGCCTGAAACCCAGGCAAGGGCGCAAGAGCTCGGTCACAAGATccgcgaggagaagggaacTGATTTGGGTGGAAAGAGTTTCCACGACCATCTGGACACTGATGAGCTAAGATGCTCTATCGAACCCAGTCGAGCAGCCGCTTGGCGCGTCAGGCGGACGAAAGTTCGACTGAGTCCCATGGCCGCTGCAGTTCTCGTAGACAAGGGTCTCATCAAATACTCTGACCTCAAGCTGTAAGTTCTCTCGCCGATGAAACGAGTAATAAGTAGTCTGATTGATGCTTTGCAGCTACCGACCCAAAGAGTACATCACGGAGGGCCAACCGTGGGATCCCGTTTCCGCGGTGGCAACCTCTCTCGTGGCAGACCTCAGCAACATTGGCATGGCCGTGGCGGATTTCCCTCGAGAGCTGTTCAAAGCCCGAAGCAAAGGGGACAAGACGCCCGAACCTCCTGCGACGCCCTCGTTTCCGGGCGGATCGAGTTCTAGTAAGAAGTCCATTCATGAAAGTGACGGCGCATCGCTCGCCCCGAGCACGCACGCTTCGGAGTCGTCCACACAGCTGGGCTTCATGGAAACGGGCGGCTCTACGCCGACGCTTCCTCTTTCGCCGCAACCCGATACAGCATCCTTTGCGCCTTCACACACGAACTCCACCTCGCTCTCGATGACTTTCAGCCCGGCAGACGCCGGGTCGATAGCTCCTAGTGAGACGGCACCGTCAGAAAACCCATCGACAGCGCAGTCTGCAAGGCCGCCCAACAGCCCAGGGAAACGGTCCTTCAGAGATTCCTCACCTGCAGTTGTAGgggtcgatgccgccgtggCAGCTGGCACCAGCGTCAGCCGCATCGTTACTACCGGCGTGAAGACACCGATGAATGTTTGTCTCGGCCTGGCCAGGGGCTTCCGGAATGCTCCCCGCCTGTACAACGACGACACAGTTCGGCCTCCCGAGAAAGTGACAGACTTTGCCAGCGGCGTCAGAATCGCGGCAAAGGAATTTGGCTATGGCATGTTCGATGGAATTGGTGGGCTGGTGACGCAGCCTTTGAAGggggccgagaaggagggcgtCCCCGGTCTCATCAAAGGATTTGGCAAGGGCATTGGTGGTTTGATCTTCAAGCCCGCATCTGGTGAGTGCTCCAATTGACAGGCGACTGGAACGATATCTAACTCTCGCAGCTGTATGGTCTGTCCCGGCGTACACCATGCAAGGCGTCCACGCGACGCTGCGCAATGCATTCTCTACCAGTGTCCAGAACTATATAATTGCATCCCGCATGAAGCAGGGACAGATGGAAATGGAAGCCGCAGGCATGGCCGAACGTGAAGACGTCGTTGCTCGGTGGAACAACGTCAAGTTCGATTTGAAGAACTTCCAGGCCATGAAGCTAAAGGAGCAGCGCGAGAAGCAGAGAGCAGACGGTGAAAACCCTTACATGCAGGGCCAGTCGGAAAAGAGCCTCACGCCCCCAGTTACCGGCTGGTCTCACACAAGAAAGCTGTCCTTTGAGGACAGGAAGCAGCTGCACGCGCGTAAAGAGGCGTGGAAGAAGGGACACGTTGAGGCTCTCGTACCTGCGTCGAGGTCTGATCTGTCACTTCCCGAGAGCACCACGACCAGcgttgccgaagacgaggaatTCGAGCGGGCTATCCGCGCGTCTGTTGCCGAGACCTCGCGTGGCAACCCCGAAGAAGACGTCGCGGTCGAGCAGGCCATCAGAGCCAGTGTCAACCACTTTCGTAGCAGCGGCACAGGGATCCCAGACGTGCAGCGTGAGAGGCCCATGTCTAACGACAGAGACGCGAAGAACCATGACCAGGACCCCTTTTCAAGTGCCGAATTGGAAATCACGGACGAGGAGTACCAGCAGCTCATCGAGAAGGCGATCCAGCAGAGCATGTCGCTGCAGGCTGCCGGTGTGCACTCGCAACAAGGCTCGCAAGGGGACGACGAAGAATTCCAGCGCGCTCTCGAGCAATCCAAGATTGCTCAGCACCGGGCACccgaagatgacgaggagctgaagcGCATCCTGGAGGAATCAAAGCAGTACCATACCAAGGGCCCggcggatgacgaggaggaactGAAGAGGGCGATCGAGGCTTCTGAGGTCGCTCACCGGGAGCAGCTGAGCAAGGCCGCGGCAGCGCGGTCGGAGGAAGACATTGTGATGGAGTACGTGAAGAAGCAGAGCCTAGCGGAGGAGGAGTTTCGGCGGAACGCGTCCAAGGGGAAGGAACGAGAGGCTACGGACgcagacgaagacgacgaggatctCAAAAGGGCAATGGAGGAGAGTTTGAAGCTGACCAGGCGGCAGGGGGGATCGAGCTCTTTTCAATGATTTCAGCAAGAGGACCGCAGGATAGATGGCACATCAGAGATACCATTTGAGTTTTTATATCTTTCCTTGCCTTTTTTTCAACTTTTTGATATTTTAATCTGATCTTACCTCTTTCCCCGTATCGCAAAACCATTGGTATTCTTTACCAATCCCGGGTGTGTTCTGCGTGACGCCGCGTGTATGAATGTTATTGAAGAAGGACGCGCCGAAACCTACTCCATCACCGCTGTTTGTTTCTTCTCCTGTGTGTCAATGAGCGGGAGAGGTCAGGCGGGTAGAAGATGGAGCTGTAAGGCCGGGTTCgtccgcgtcgccgccctcgaggacgaggaccgTAACCCCTGACGAGGCAGGCGAGGACATTGACAACGGCGGTGCAGCAGTCGAGCTTGACCTCCGGAGCATAGACTTCGGACGTGAGGGTCACGGTGGAGGACGTGTTCGTAGGTGTGGCACTGTAGTTTGTGATTACTGGTAGGGTACGCGATGGGGCAAAGGGTAagcagagaaagagaagataGAGACAATATAGGGGTCAGAAGAGTGATATTTATTGCTAACGAGCTTGACAATAACGTTGTGATTGTTGGCACTGTCGAGCAGGTACGTCTGGCCGTCGTACGGCTTGTCGGGCGTCGGGCAGCTTCTAGGTGTGTGAGACGGTGATGTGACTTTGccgttctctctctctctctctctctctctctctctctctctctctctctctctctctctctctctctcccatctTGACTTCGGGGTCTCTGGTGCTGCGTCAAACTGCCGCTGCCGGGCTGAATAACCTTAGCATCTCGTAGCTCAGTCGACTCACAAACACGCGCCCACGCAtccaccgccgaggccgagacccGCTTTCAAAGAAaccgccttcttcctcgcctgcAGACGACGTCTCGTTCTACCAGATCCGACGAGAAACTCGCCATCATGGTCTCTGAAGCCACCCTTTCCTAGTAAGCTCCCGTCAAGTCGCGAAGGAACACAGGAAAACAACGAAACGAAAGATGAACCTCACTCCCATAACTTCCCACCTTCTGCGAGACGCTAAACTCCGGGTCGCTAAACACCGCCGACCGCACCTCTTTGCGCGCGGAGCTTAGCCATACCAAACTTCCTGGATCCATTGAACCTCGCCGCTTTTCATCCTTGAAGATCAAAGACGCCAGAGTCAGCTTCAAGGGCGACTTGTTCTTTCCGATATACAAGCCCCAAGCCTCGCAGGAGGAACCCTATACCTCTACCGTGCGAAACACTTTGTTCACTGGGGGCATCGCCCAATCGGGAAGCCAAAGTTGACAAATGATAAACGTGATTGGCTCGCTGGTCTGGGGAAGCATGGGCAGGGATCAACCTCCTTACCGGCGGGTTGGCCATCACCATTTCCCCCCTGTGATCAAATTACTCATTGCAAGCAGTCTCAATAACTAGTGAATGTGTTGTTTCTTGGTCAAGTCTGCATCCAAATAGTCAGTCAGTTAATATGTATGCTACTACTAATACATGTTTATACACGCAATGCCGCCGTGTGAGCGGCGTAACCagttttgttttgttgtaTTGTACCATTTCGTTCGTTCATTTCATTATTTTGCCGAGCCAGACGAGAGCTCAAAAACCAAGTGCAAATCTCAGAGCCAAGATCGCAAACTTTGCTATCATCCCCATGAATCTTGCTTTGCTTTGGGTTCTGTTCTCTTTCCAGCTTAGtgcagcttctccttgagaTAGATAACTGCCGCGTATCCTGCGCAGCATCGCGTCGTCATTCCGTGAGAGCACCACGGGCACTTCACCGCCGTTGAAATAACACCACTGACTCCTAGCCTTCGGTCCTCGACTTTGGCGTCCGGATTGGCCATGCACTCGTAGACCTTGCTCGGCATGTCATGCAAAAACTTGCAGCTGCAGCATTCCACCAGCATCTTGGCAACTGGTTCAGGGGTGCCGTTGGGTGGGACGATGGACGGGCGCGACAAGCGATTGGATCGCGGGCCCAGAGGGCCTTGCACAGACTTGCGAGCCTCCTCGAGGTAGCTAGATGggctcgccggcgtcttgAGAGACACGATCGACTTTCTTGCCGACATGTCGGACGGCTGCGAAGCCTGTGCCGCTGCCTTGGAGGCTAGATTGCTAACAGACCCACGCTTAGACGAGCGCGGCGGGGGCTGCGGAACGAGAGGTCGGGGAACCAGAGGTTGGTGCTTGAGCTTGGGGAGGAAACTGGTATCTAGGGCGAGGTCTGGGCTTGAGCGACTCTTAGTCAAGCTCAGGCGACGCTGGACTGTGCACGAGGACTCATCCaccaccgacgccggcgccggcaaaGCGACGTTACCAGCCTGACTCTGTTGCTTCTGTCCGTACTCCTGAGGACTGGCGAGAGATGCCGACGTCAACGGTGAGGCCATAGTCGACGTTTTGGAACTCTCCGTGTGCGTGGGAGTAGGGTAGCTCTGGGACGAGTCGTtgtcctcggcttcggcaacGCTAGCTTTCCTACCAAACCTCTCCGTCACAAGGGCTTCCAGCTCATTTAGATGAGCCTCATGGTTTTGGACCGGAATCTGAGGAGGGAGGCTGATCCTTGGGTTCATGATGGTCGGCGAAGATGTCAGCATGGCCGTGTGGGATTGCCTATACGATCTCGTATCGTCCGAGACGACCACAGTCTCGTTGTCCACTCTTCCAATCTCTCCATCAACCGATGGCAGTCCCTTCTCCGACTGGGGTCTCGATGAATCAGGAGTGGTGGCTGGCGACGGAGAAGGCAAGCCCTCTTCACACGACGACATGGATGACCTATTGGTTGGACGAGCCGACGATTCCCTTGACGGCATGCCGGACTCGGCAGACTCGGCAAATGGGCGTACAGCCACGCCTGGGAAATGTAAAGGCTCGTCAGTTGAGTACCGagagcttgttgccgagtCAGGTGTCATGGTGGTGTCTCGTGCGGGCCGTGAGAAGTAGCTGGAGACCGGAGGCTTGGAAGAACTTGGCGATGAAACCTTGTAGAAAGCCGCTTTGGCGGCATCCCGAAAGCTCTTGAGTGCGGCTCCAGGAGTGGACGGAAGCCTGTCACGCGATGTTGATCTTTCTGGAGGGAGAGGTATCTCCCTGGGTGTCATCCTGGATGCCGGTGGTCCCTGGGAGGTCGAACGGTCAAACGAGCCTTGACGGGGACTGCCATGTGCCGGAGGCGTGTAGGGAAGACGGAAGGTGACAGTAAAGTCGTCGCCGTGGGGCGGCTGATCGTCATGGACGTTGAGGCCACTGAGAGAGCCGTTACGCAGCTGGAAGTTGCCACCCAGAGGACTGCCCTCGGAAGACGACGGTTGCGCTTGAGATTGATGCTGTCGGTTGGCCTGGGGAGGGTAATGGGACTTGGCAGATGAGACACGAACCTCGTCCTTGAAGCCGTGGATCGATCGTTCTCTGCTTTGCTGGCGGGATTGGTGTACGTAGCTCTCCCTCCGCCGGCCTCTCTCTTGTTCTAGCACAAACTCGCTCAAGGCGTTGGGAGGTTCCAAAATATCGTCATCGACAGCATCGTCGCGCTGCTGTGAGGCGTTGTCTTTCCACTGCTTTAGGTTGCTGATATCCGGCACGGGCGGTGCAGTCGGGGACACCAAGGGCTGGCACCATGACGGTACATGCATAGAAGCGACCCGTGGTGGTCTTGGGTCAAGGGCGGTATCCGCCCGATGATTGTGTACTTCGAGCTGCGGGCTGAAAGAGGACGATCGCGGGAGTCCCGGAGGCGTGAATGCTGGTGGCGTAACCGTCACGTCGGGCCCAAATGAATTCGCCCGCTGGTTTGTCAGAGAGGGCGGGGGAACAGGCTTTCTGAAAGGCATGCCGGCAGCCtcctgtctcttcttctcaagCTTCAATCCGCCGATGAAGCCCTGCTCATCATTGAGCTGATGATGACTGGGTGTCTTGTTACCCGTCAAGGCGGCCTTGAGCTGCATCGCGACCGAGTCGGATCGCTGCCTGATGTGGTGGGGACGGATTGGCGGAGGCGGGTCATAGAAGGCTTGAGCACTGGTCGACCTCAGCCTGTCATCGGCCAACACGGTCGGACTGGAGATGGATCTCGAGGCGTTCGGGGGTTTCGTCGGGGGAGCTTTGCTGAGTTTGGCTGCCAGCATCTTTTTGACAGacttggcctccttctcggtcTGCTTCTCCAAAAattccttctccttcttgcgcatcttggcctcgttctttttgtctttcttcttgttctgacCAAATGACTCCCAGCTTGGAGAGTGGCAGATGGAAGAAGCGTCGTCTGCGGTCGGCTCCTCGCAGACGTCGACGTCCAAAAATGTGACCGTCTTATGCTTGTGGTCGTGCTCGGCAAACTCGTTGCGCTCGACTTCGCGGTCGATTTGGGTTTTTGTGTTGGATGGGGGAGGCGGcacggagatggagagagaaggcAAGGCAGTGGCTCGGCGCGCGGATTTCATGGCAGAAGGCGGCAGGTCTGTCTTCTTGACGGGAAGTTGAACAGATGACTCCCTTCGGCGAGACTGCAACGGGACGATGGGCTT containing:
- a CDS encoding Putative protein transport protein SecG/Sec61-beta/Sbh; the protein is MSSPRPSSPVNAPGAAASGASVARPSSPTPPGGPRTAIRRRAAADQKEKIANARPNSTRAAGAGGSSSTMLRLYTDESPGLKVDPVVVLVLSLVFIFSVVALHIIAKITRKFSS
- a CDS encoding Putative UDP-glucuronosyl/UDP-glucosyltransferase, ubiquitin interacting, with translation MTVVKNAEAGASSSAPPPPPRHSDLNLDQVDSQEVPDALVSDGFSLPSLESETMAPPAYGDLPNQLQFNQAGFEAGANVTGDGRVNININQSGSRLAEILAPTLRSQLLDDKRPQGPLPPAYIPPSLGGQPGQTPPPQLNLVIQIVGSRGDVQPFVALGKVLKDTYGHRVRIATHATFQNFVEENGLEFFCIGGDPAELMAFMVKNPGLMPGFDTLKSGEVSKRRRGIQEILLGCWRSCIEAGNGLGPPPKPHAKNEPLDEQYGIPGDPAQKPFVADAIIANPPSFAHIHIAEKMGIPLHLMFTMPWTPTRAFPHPLANIQSTNTDTVMTNYVSYALVEMMTWQGLGDVINRFREKALDLEPMSLIWAPGVLTRLRIPYTYCWSPALIPKPNDWGREIDISGFYFLNLASAFTPDPDLAAFLAAGPPPVYIGFGSIVVDDPNALTRMIFDAVHRTGVRALVSKGWGGLGAEDVGLPEGVFMLGNVPHDWLFKHVSAVCHHGGAGTTAAGIQAGKPTIIVPFFGDQPFWGAMVSRAGAGPDPIPYKELTGDKLAEAITFAIKPETQARAQELGHKIREEKGTDLGGKSFHDHLDTDELRCSIEPSRAAAWRVRRTKVRLSPMAAAVLVDKGLIKYSDLKLYRPKEYITEGQPWDPVSAVATSLVADLSNIGMAVADFPRELFKARSKGDKTPEPPATPSFPGGSSSSKKSIHESDGASLAPSTHASESSTQLGFMETGGSTPTLPLSPQPDTASFAPSHTNSTSLSMTFSPADAGSIAPSETAPSENPSTAQSARPPNSPGKRSFRDSSPAVVGVDAAVAAGTSVSRIVTTGVKTPMNVCLGLARGFRNAPRLYNDDTVRPPEKVTDFASGVRIAAKEFGYGMFDGIGGLVTQPLKGAEKEGVPGLIKGFGKGIGGLIFKPASAVWSVPAYTMQGVHATLRNAFSTSVQNYIIASRMKQGQMEMEAAGMAEREDVVARWNNVKFDLKNFQAMKLKEQREKQRADGENPYMQGQSEKSLTPPVTGWSHTRKLSFEDRKQLHARKEAWKKGHVEALVPASRSDLSLPESTTTSVAEDEEFERAIRASVAETSRGNPEEDVAVEQAIRASVNHFRSSGTGIPDVQRERPMSNDRDAKNHDQDPFSSAELEITDEEYQQLIEKAIQQSMSLQAAGVHSQQGSQGDDEEFQRALEQSKIAQHRAPEDDEELKRILEESKQYHTKGPADDEEELKRAIEASEVAHREQLSKAAAARSEEDIVMEYVKKQSLAEEEFRRNASKGKEREATDADEDDEDLKRAMEESLKLTRRQGGSSSFQ